One Vigna unguiculata cultivar IT97K-499-35 chromosome 11, ASM411807v1, whole genome shotgun sequence DNA window includes the following coding sequences:
- the LOC114169427 gene encoding uncharacterized protein LOC114169427: MEDQRPAPARKTLGDYAMQQGPRYFSSIAIPSTTKTLEMKPAFFSLINSHQFTGMDNEDPYTHLSTFYELIGTMGFQEGDLENVYMCLFPFSLAGKAKEWLKSHPNQSLNNWKDVEEKFLNRFFPPSRYIKAKADISTFRQGLDEPFCEAWEQFNSLLRKCPNHGFEDIAQLNIFCNGLKPDTKMILDAAAGGTMMSVDAEQATRIIEALASTDHQAQHNRQTVKRKGMLDLSTTDALLARNKILTQQIEALTKQMSKLPEQLQGWRNNPNQNFGWKQDAGPSNRQPPYQQQQQHYPSVHDRTTKLEDTLEKFMQASLTNQKNTEASIRNLETQVGQLAKQLSDQQSSQFSANTQTNPKEHCKYITTRSGKVVGRGIGDNLGVEEEINIPFVEAMEQMPTYAKFMKELLTKKRRFSKETVELEAGCSAIIQKSLPQKSKDPGSFTIPVTIRTLPVGKVLLDLGANINLMPLSMLRRIGVLEVRPTQMTLQLADRSMKYPYGVAEDVLVKVHVPS, translated from the exons ATGGAGGACCAAAGACCAGCTCCAGCTAGAAAGACACTTGGAGACTATGCTATGCAGCAAGGGCCAAGATATTTTTCTAGCATAGCAATACCATCCACCACCAAAACTTTGGAGATGAAGCCAGCTTTCTTCAGCTTGATCAATTCTCATCAATTCACTGGAATGGATAATGAAGATCCATATACTCATCTTTCTACATTCTATGAATTGATAGGAACCATGGGCTTTCAAGAAGGAGATCTTGAGAATGTATACAtgtgtttgtttcctttttctttggcaGGTAAAGCAAAGGAATGGCTTAAGTCACATCCAAACCAAAGTTTGAACAACTGGAAAGATGTTGAGGAGAAATTTTTGAACAGATTCTTTCCACCATCTCGCTACATCAAAGCCAAAGCTGATATTTCGACATTTAGGCAAGGACTAGATGAGCCATTCTGTGAAGCTTGGGAGCAGTTCAATTCTTTATTGAGGAAATGCCCAAATCACGGATTTGAAGATATTGCTCAGCTGAACATATTCTGTAATGGTCTGAAGCCTGACACCAAAATGATATTAGATGCAGCAGCAGGTGGAACAATGATGAGTGTAGATGCGGAGCAAGCAACGAGAATCATTGAGGCATTAGCATCCACAGATCATCAAGCTCAGCATAATAGGCAAACTGTTAAGAGGAAAGGAATGCTTGATCTTAGTACTACAGATGCGCTCTTAGCTCGGAATAAAATTCTGACTCAACAGATTGAAGCACTAACGAAGCAGATGTCTAAATTGCCAGAGCAGTTGCAA GGGTGGAGAAACAATCCAAATCAGAATTTTGGATGGAAGCAAGATGCTGGTCCTTCAAACAGACAACCTCCTTATCAACAGCAGCAACAACATTATCCTTCGGTGCATGATAGAACAACTAAACTGGAGGATACTCTAGAAAAGTTTATGCAAGCTTCTTTGACTAATCAGAAAAATACAGAAGCGTCAATCAGGAATCTTGAAACACAGGTTGGACAGTTGGCGAAACAATTATCAGATCAGCAGTCAAGTCAATTTTCAGCCAACACACAGACTAATCCCAAGGAGCATTGTAAATATATTACCACCAGAAGTGGTAAAGTTGTGGGAAGAGGGATTGGAGACAACCTAGGTGTAGAGGAGGAG ATTAACATCCCTTTTGTGGAGGCTATGGAGCAGATGCCGACATAtgcaaaattcatgaaagaGCTCCTAACAAAAAAGAGAAGATTCTCTAAAGAGACAGTAGAGCTTGAAGCAGGGTGTAGTGCtataattcaaaaatcattACCTCAGAAATCCAAAGACCCTGGGAGCTTCACTATTCCAGTTACAATCAGAACATTACCAGTGGGAAAAGTATTGCTTGATCTGGGTGCCAATATAAATTTGATGCCTTTGTCTATGCTAAGAAGAATAGGAGTTCTGGAAGTGAGGCCTACACAGATGACATTACAGCTAGCTGACAGATCCATGAAGTATCCCTATGGTGTGGCAGAGGATGTTTTAGTTAAGGTTCATGTTCCCAGTTGA